One part of the Triticum aestivum cultivar Chinese Spring unplaced genomic scaffold, IWGSC CS RefSeq v2.1 scaffold201048, whole genome shotgun sequence genome encodes these proteins:
- the LOC123176454 gene encoding disease resistance protein RGA5: MYRYFVVVDDIWNVEAWDIIKFAFPMTSSGSIIITTTRINEVAKSCCSSFSGNIYDIKPLNSVHSGELFHRRLFDSEDNCPPHLEEVSNQILEKCAGLPLAIIAISGLLANTRRTEDQWSKVKDSIGRALERNHDVEVMMKILSLSYIDLTAHLKTCLLYISIFPEDSSIHRINLIRDWIGEGFIPKEEGLTIHETGERCFNELLNRGLILPGETNEYGEVRYCRVHDVILDFIKSKSIQENFVTFLSISNPKAGTESIHRLSLQGGKQENSTIPTAGLDLSHVRSVYGASVEMPSLEKFRHLRVLHLIHYVRYSEQNLENLVRLFQLSYLNLRHVGIRELPKQIGRLGCLEVLDLRENPVKELPASIVNLRKLSHLLVEYGVKCPDGVAKMEALEALKEVGVSIQSLDFVSGLGQLKNLSNLALDSNTNDTIEAAEERNRAIVSSLCELGTQNLQSLTIRDGRGLLQVHLCELTLEKLVNFFLAIPQIPKWASSLRNLQKLILEVKGVKQDDICMLGALPSLLILHLKEQTMSNELRISGEVGFLSLKIFIYDAKYHTVDHMFAARSMPKLEKLVLICHVAEADSLDFGMENLRCLSTIRCEANGDRGIVQAAKTVMERAVSTHPNHPNLLFLRVDKYVWSLIPSFD; the protein is encoded by the coding sequence ATGTACAGGTATTTTGTTGTCGTTGATGATATATGGAATGTGGAGGCATGGGATATTATTAAGTTTGCATTCCCCATGACAAGTTCTGGCAGCATCATAATCACCACTACTCGTATAAATGAAGTTGCCAAATCATGCTGTTCATCTTTCAGTGGCAATATTTATGATATAAAGCCTCTTAATTCAGTGCATTCAGGAGAGCTATTTCATAGAAGACTATTCGACTCCGAAGATAATTGCCCTCCACACCTTGAAGAAGTTTCTAATCAAATCTTGGAAAAATGTGCTGGATTACCTTTGGCAATCATAGCTATATCTGGTTTGCTGGCTAACACAAGAAGAACAGAGGACCAATGGAGCAAAGTAAAAGATTCAATTGGTCGTGCACTTGAAAGGAATCATGATGTTGAAGtaatgatgaagatattgtcacttAGTTATATTGATCTGACTGCTCATCTGAAGACTTGTCTCTTATATATCAGTATATTTCCTGAGGATTCTTCAATTCATAGGATTAATCTGATACGGGACTGGATAGGTGAAGGATTCATTCCTAAAGAAGAAGGGCTTACAATACATGAGACAGGAGAAAGGTGTTTTAATGAGCTCCTCAATAGGGGCTTGATCCTACCTGGGGAAACAAATGAATATGGTGAGGTGAGGTATTGTCGAGTTCATGACGTAATTCTTGATTTCATCAAATCCAAGTCTATTCAAGAGAACTTTGTTACTTTCCTGAGTATTTCCAATCCAAAAGCTGGGACAGAAAGCATTCACCGGTTATCTCTACAAGGTGGCAAGCAAGAAAATTCAACAATACCAACAGCAGGCTTGGATTTATCCCATGTCAGATCAGTGTATGGAGCTTCCGTGGAAATGCCTTCTTTAGAGAAGTTCAGACATCTGCGTGTTCTGCACTTGATCCACTATGTCCGTTATTCAGAACAAAATCTTGAAAATCTAGTGAGGTTGTTCCAGCTGAGTTACTTGAACTTGAGACATGTAGGAATAAGAGAGCTCCCAAAACAAATTGGGCGTTTAGGGTGCTTAGAGGTACTAGACCTAAGAGAAAATCCGGTAAAGGAATTACCTGCATCTATTGTTAATCTCAGAAAATTGTCGCATCTACTTGTTGAGTATGGTGTTAAATGTCCTGATGGGGTTGCGAAGATGGAAGCATTGGAGGCGTTGAAAGAGGTCGGTGTCTCCATACAGTCATTAGACTTTGTGTCGGGCCTTGGCCAGCTGAAGAATTTGAGTAACCTGGCCCTTGATTCTAACACCAATGATACAATTGAAGCTGCGGAAGAGCGCAACAGAGCTATCGTATCTTCCCTGTGTGAGCTAGGCACCCAGAACCTGCAGTCCCTGACTATTCGGGATGGGAGAGGCCTCTTACAGGTACATCTGTGCGAGCTTACCCTCGAGAAGCTTGTTAACTTCTTTTTAGCCATCCCGCAGATCCCGAAATGGGCAAGCTCCCTCAGGAACCTCCAAAAGCTAATCCTTGAAGTGAAGGGAGTTAAGCAGGATGATATCTGCATGCTTGGGGCCTTACCCTCTCTGCTCATTCTGCACCTAAAGGAACAAACAATGTCAAACGAGCTCAGAATCAGTGGTGAAGTTGGTTTCCTATCCTTGAAGATTTTTATTTATGATGCAAAATATCACACGGTAGATCACATGTTTGCAGCACGATCCATGCCCAAGCTAGAAAAACTCGTGCTTATTTGCCACGTAGCTGAAGCTGACTCGCTGGACTTTGGAATGGAGAACCTCCGCTGCCTCAGTACTATCAGATGCGAAGCAAATGGCGACAGGGGCATTGTTCAAGCTGCAAAGACTGTCATGGAGAGAGCAGTCAGCACACATCCGAACCACCCTAATCTACTCTTTTTGCGTGTTGACAAATATGTTTGGTCTCTAATTCCCAGCTTTGATTAA